In Pseudomonas sp. FP1742, the DNA window AGGCGGTGTGGAAATACCAGCGCAATGCCCAGGGCGATGTCACCGAAGCCACCGATCCCGATGGCCAGGTCACCCATTACCACTACGACGACTACGGTCAGTTGCTGTCGATCCGCTACCCGGACACCAGTCGGCATGTGTTCGTCTGGAATGCCCTGGGGCAATTGCTCGAGGAAACACTGCCGGACGGTGGTCAGCGAGCGTTTTCCTACGATGCGCTGGGGCGGCAGACGACTCGTCAGGACGAACACGGTGCGCTCACTCAGTACCAATGGGACGCCGTTGGCCGACTGACCCAGACGACGTTGCCTACCGGTGCCACTCGCGCCTTCAGCTACAACGCCTACGGCAAGATCACCGCCGAACGCGACGAACTGGGCCGTGTCACCCGCTACGAATACGTCGACGATCTGCATCTGGTCAGCCGCCGGATCAACCCCGACGGCACCCAGCTCCAGTACCGCTACGACAACGCGCAGCTGCTGCTCACGGAAATCGAAAACGAATCCGGCGAACACTATCGGCTGGACTACACGCCCAACGGCCTGATCCGACAGGAAACCGGCTTCGACGGCCGCCGCACCGCCTACGTCTACGACCTCAACGGCCATCTGCTGGAGAAAACCGAATTCGGCGATGACGGCTCGCAGCTGGTTACGGGCTATCAACGAGATTCGGCCGGACGGTTGTTGGTCAAGACCTTGCCCGACGGGGTTAAGGTCGAATACCGCTACGACTCGCTGGGCCGACTGACCGGCGTCGACGATGGCCACGATCGCCCGCTGGAGTTCGAGTACGACCTGCAGGACCGCCTGATCACCGAGCACCAGGGCTGGGGCACCTTGCGCTATGGCTACGACGCCTGCGGCCAGCTCAACCGCCTGCGCCTGCCGGACGGCAGCAAACTCGATTACCACCACGCCAAGGGCGGCGCGCTCACGGCTATCGACCTTAACGGCGCACGCCTCACCAGCCACCAATTCGTCTTCGGCCGCGAACAGCAGCGCCAGCAAGGACAGCTGACCAGCCAGTACCACTACGACGAACAGGGCCGGTTGCAGGCCCACGCGATCAACCAATCAACCAAACCGCTGTACTTGCGCCACTACAGCTACGCCGTCAACGGCAACCTGGCGACCATCGCCGACAGCCGCCACGGCCAGCGCAGCTATTACTACGACGCACTCAACCGCCTGACCCGCGTGCGCCACACCCGCGACGACCCACCGGAAACCTTCGCCCACGACCCGGCCAGCAACCTGCTGATGCAGGACCGCCCCGGCGCCGCGAAGGTGCTCGGTAATCGCCTGCTCATGCAAGGCGACCGGCATTACGACTACGACGCCTTCGGCAACCTCATCCGTGAACGTCGCGGCAACGGGCAGAAACTCGTCACCGAGTACCGCTATGACTGCCAGCATCGGCTGATCGGCGTCACCACGCCGGACGGTCGTTGCTCAAGCTACCGCTACGATGCCTTCGGCCGCCGCATCAGCAAAACCGTCGACGGCAAAACCACCGAGTTCTTCTGGCAAGGCGACAACCTCGTCGCCGAAAGCAGCCGCGAGCACTACCGCAGCTACGTCTATGAGCCCGGCAGCTTCCGCCCGCTGGCCATGCTCGACGGCAAAGGCCCGCGTAAGGCTTGTCCCTTCTACTACCAGCTCGACCACCTGGGTACACCGCTGGAGCTGACCGATTTTGGTGGTGAGATCGTCTGGTCGGCGAAGTACAACGCCTACGGAAAAGTCACGCACCTGGCGTTCGGCGGGGGCGAGCAACTGGAACAACCGTTACGGTTTCAGGGCCAATACTTCGACGCCGAGAGCGGTCTGCACTACAACCGGCATCGATACTATGATCCAGAGGTTGGTCGGTATCTGACACCGGATCCGATCAAGTTGGCGGGTGGGCTGAACCAGTACCAGTACACGCCGAACCCGACGGGGTGGGTTGATCCGTTGGGGTTGAGCGGGAATTGCCCGCCGCCGAATAAGCCGGGGTGTGGGGCACCGGATGATACGACTGGCGTTGGGGTTGATGAGGGTGAGCCGCCGCTGCCCAAGCTGACAGGTGATCAGCGGAGGGCGCGGATTGATGAGTTGGCTGAAGCAAATGCTAAGAGGCGGGTCATAGAGTTTGAGAAAAAGTACGGCATGCACACCGTGGCAAAACATAATCCGGAAATACCTGGCAAAGCGCTAAAGCAGAGATCTATTGATGGCAGTCACCCAACAAAGAAAGGCAAAAAGGAGAAGATTAACCCCAGTTCCCAGTTTAAAAGCTGGTTGCTCCAGATGCATGCAATAAATGATGCTGTTTCTAGAATGAGTCGAAAGCCTCCAGCTCCCACGGGTTTTACTCAATCAGGGGATCCCGTTGTAAGGAGAGAAATGCCGGGTGGCGGTAGAGGGTATAAGCCTAATAAAAAGGATTTACAAAACCCGAAATATATAGATGAGTTAAATTATTCAGAGGTTAGGTTTCGTCAAGGTGGTGTAGTTAAACCCTATACTGCATTCCCAGATTAGGATAAGTGAAAATGTTAAAGTGGCCTATGTATGATCTTCCTTTCGAGCCGACACTGTTGTATTGGTTGGGAGGTATTTCTATTTTTGATCGTGAGGAAACCCTTGGCGAGGCTTTGTGGGTATATAATCCGAATGATAAGTCTGATAGAGAAAAAATTATTAAGTTGTTTGTGTTAAGTAATCTTGAGTATCTGCCGTATAGACACCGATTTTTGATGTTTAAAATCCTCGAAGATGCCTTGATGCAGGAAAGTTTTGACTTTTCTACTCAGTTTGAAAGCGACTACGACGCCAATACGTCTATGGCTTGGGATGAAACAGAGATAGACGATCCTCGTGGTTTTTTTGAAGATATATATAAGTTGGCAATCGAAGAATGGAAAGACGACCTACATAAGGCCCGCCTTGAAGACCAATCTACTTGGTGACAGAGAGGGGCATGAGGAGGCAGCGAAATTTCTGGGCAAGGTCGTCGGAAGTTTCCTTCAAGTCGTAGCGGTTTTCATGAACTGGTGCGGAGTGAACTCCATGGATAATCTTTGGCTGTCACTGCAAAACACAGTGACAGGGTGTAGGAACCCTTGGAGATTCACCGCGTGTCAGCGCTGTCGTTTGATTGCGGCACTTAATTCGTGTCCGTAAGATCGTTCATGGCGGCTGTGCGCGGGACACGCTTCGGCGTGGCTGAGTCTGGTGGATCCTCAGTTTCCTACTCTCGCGTACGGCTGCCACCCAAGCCCGTAGGAAAGGCCGTTGGTAGCTTGAATTTATCCACCAAGGTCTATCAAAAATGAAAACATTTACACCCGATCCACCCTACGAAAAACCAATCCCCCATCCCGCCAACCGCTTCATGGCCCTAACCGGCAACTGCACCGACATGCCGACCCTGTTCGTCGATACCCACGCGCCGCTGGATATCTTGACTGACACTGCCAGCTATCGAATTCGCGCCGTTACTCAGGTGCTGGAAAACATGTCCATGCGCGGCTCGGTTGAGTGCGAATCTTTCATTCTTAGTGATTTTGCCTTGCTCTGTGCCATTCCATTACGCGATGGGTGTGATGTGCTGGATGTGGTTGGGCGGCGGTTGCGGGCTCGGCCTTCGGAATAACGTCGAGTGGCTTTTGTGGCGAGGGAGCTTGCTCCCGTTCGGCTGCGCAGCAGTCGTAAACCGAATTCTGCGGTGTGTCTGGCTGAACCGTGGCGTAGGTTTTGGGGGCTGCTTTGCAGCCCAACGGGGGCAAGCCCCCTCGCCACAGGGTTTATGGATTGGCGCGGTATTGGGGTTGTACTTGCCCGCTCAGCCGCGAACCCCTGACGTTCTGCGCGGTACAGGGTAAACTTCCCGGCCTTC includes these proteins:
- a CDS encoding RHS repeat-associated core domain-containing protein, producing the protein MDQIVRIEQELDGFKDTLSLYRQQLGNFLSRNADRVSRAMDVPSLLDMERVIKLGTTTTAVSSRDDDFLSGIAQCPDGGTLQIESKFESVYDIPLGNISVDVIAVDGGESTPVLLDENGKGQFEGTPGKFYRVHVQGEVAPSKINELFDSYKGLSSDLEGWLRSEWEGFKPLWSQSTFAAAGNGMLAGSWAAVMGVWDSLSLLSDILQDPRKFVERLGSGADELVRLAETAPQVMAKVQLLASDEAALCLLLRTASLWLEMLPPSEIAGNAAEAASQVIVSVLIDILIASVLAFTGVGIPAAKAYLTARGLKYGMGLASLAMRFVEATFNILSTFMQYVDQYKAVAARGVAAGLKKGRMQLRWDAKRNTTLKKDEHHDDSPDQAINPNGDSATCVPSTCKNGCPVSMVTGEELLTLTDGSLDGILPFDFTRLYRTSAAEIDVGLGFGWSHSLAHRLEIDGDQVIWIDHENRRTTFPLPSSERPAIHNSLSRAAIYRGDDPEELILAQAGDEARFYHFHHGRLTAISDAYDNRLRITRDRQERIQRLDNGAGRALLLRYDRAHLIAVDYQCFRPAQTLAEAWHTEQTLVSYHYDERDQLIEASNAAGESERYDYDDQHVILQRQLAGGASFFWEWERSGKAARCIRHWASFAQMDTRYVWDDQGSVTVRNIDGGEEVYVHDDRARLVRKVELDGGEHLKAYDEQGRLVAEQDPLGAVTEYRYDEVGRLVALIPPDDEPTAYEYRNGFLHARYRGQAVWKYQRNAQGDVTEATDPDGQVTHYHYDDYGQLLSIRYPDTSRHVFVWNALGQLLEETLPDGGQRAFSYDALGRQTTRQDEHGALTQYQWDAVGRLTQTTLPTGATRAFSYNAYGKITAERDELGRVTRYEYVDDLHLVSRRINPDGTQLQYRYDNAQLLLTEIENESGEHYRLDYTPNGLIRQETGFDGRRTAYVYDLNGHLLEKTEFGDDGSQLVTGYQRDSAGRLLVKTLPDGVKVEYRYDSLGRLTGVDDGHDRPLEFEYDLQDRLITEHQGWGTLRYGYDACGQLNRLRLPDGSKLDYHHAKGGALTAIDLNGARLTSHQFVFGREQQRQQGQLTSQYHYDEQGRLQAHAINQSTKPLYLRHYSYAVNGNLATIADSRHGQRSYYYDALNRLTRVRHTRDDPPETFAHDPASNLLMQDRPGAAKVLGNRLLMQGDRHYDYDAFGNLIRERRGNGQKLVTEYRYDCQHRLIGVTTPDGRCSSYRYDAFGRRISKTVDGKTTEFFWQGDNLVAESSREHYRSYVYEPGSFRPLAMLDGKGPRKACPFYYQLDHLGTPLELTDFGGEIVWSAKYNAYGKVTHLAFGGGEQLEQPLRFQGQYFDAESGLHYNRHRYYDPEVGRYLTPDPIKLAGGLNQYQYTPNPTGWVDPLGLSGNCPPPNKPGCGAPDDTTGVGVDEGEPPLPKLTGDQRRARIDELAEANAKRRVIEFEKKYGMHTVAKHNPEIPGKALKQRSIDGSHPTKKGKKEKINPSSQFKSWLLQMHAINDAVSRMSRKPPAPTGFTQSGDPVVRREMPGGGRGYKPNKKDLQNPKYIDELNYSEVRFRQGGVVKPYTAFPD